In a genomic window of bacterium:
- a CDS encoding STAS domain-containing protein, translating to MKNIAVTTSEHPFQKDITLLSVKGFIDTTTAPEFERTFQSVLAEKKFRLVIDLKGVDYISSAGWGIFVGEIKRIRGQQGNLFLTGMCAEVAEAYELLQFNTIIKSFPDVDEAVQKGFGAKVPASKAVSRVSEPRTPSVEAVPAVPSGPVSVMAPPRRSGLSKLFRPWTWFDRS from the coding sequence ATGAAAAACATCGCCGTCACCACTTCCGAGCATCCTTTCCAAAAAGACATCACCTTGCTCTCGGTCAAGGGCTTCATCGACACCACCACCGCCCCTGAGTTCGAGCGGACCTTCCAATCGGTCCTGGCGGAAAAAAAGTTCCGGCTGGTCATCGACCTGAAGGGCGTGGATTACATCTCCAGCGCCGGGTGGGGGATCTTCGTGGGCGAGATCAAGCGCATCCGCGGTCAGCAGGGGAACCTCTTCCTGACGGGGATGTGCGCCGAGGTGGCGGAAGCCTACGAGCTCCTTCAGTTCAACACCATCATCAAGTCCTTCCCCGATGTGGACGAAGCGGTGCAGAAGGGTTTTGGGGCGAAGGTCCCGGCGTCCAAAGCCGTTTCCAGGGTCTCGGAGCCCAGGACGCCCAGCGTGGAGGCCGTTCCGGCCGTCCCTTCCGGGCCCGTCTCCGTCATGGCCCCGCCCCGCCGCAGCGGTCTTTCCAAGTTGTTCCGCCCCTGGACCTGGTTCGACCGGTCCTGA